In Rhizobium sp. WSM4643, the following are encoded in one genomic region:
- a CDS encoding sigma-70 family RNA polymerase sigma factor, with the protein MQGDEIANLIGRVALGDRRAFVALYNQTGPKLFSICLRIVKDRTEAEEVLQEVYIGIWQRARGFSVASGSSSAWLAAIARNRSIDALRARKPVADELDTVYDLADAGPDPERQTMTKDEGRRIDTCMEELEADRAVAVKRAYVEGLSYQELADQFGVPLNTMRTWLRRSLLKLRECMER; encoded by the coding sequence ATGCAAGGCGATGAGATTGCAAACCTGATCGGCCGCGTCGCACTCGGCGATCGCAGGGCTTTCGTAGCCCTCTACAATCAGACCGGACCGAAACTTTTCTCGATCTGCCTGCGTATCGTGAAGGATCGCACGGAAGCCGAAGAGGTCCTGCAGGAAGTCTATATCGGCATCTGGCAGCGCGCTCGCGGCTTCTCCGTCGCTTCGGGTTCGTCCTCGGCGTGGCTGGCTGCGATTGCCCGCAACCGGTCGATCGATGCGCTGCGGGCGCGCAAGCCCGTCGCCGACGAATTGGATACGGTCTATGATCTCGCCGATGCCGGACCAGACCCGGAAAGACAGACCATGACAAAGGATGAAGGAAGGCGGATTGACACCTGCATGGAAGAGTTGGAAGCTGATCGTGCGGTCGCGGTGAAACGGGCTTATGTCGAAGGGCTGAGCTATCAGGAACTGGCCGATCAGTTTGGTGTCCCGCTGAACACGATGCGGACCTGGCTCAGGCGCAGCCTCTTGAAACTGAGAGAGTGCATGGAACGATGA
- a CDS encoding anti-sigma factor has product MTSPDKSKGDRSRDEVLAGEYVLGVLSLQDRRVVEERMRHDRPFAAIVSRWETNLSAFNDEYEGVVPNRETFKQIEARLFGDGQKPASFSQGLWNSAVFWRSLSFACAVVAVSAVIFASGVVPQPQGPAPLVASLSGQNSTINLLASYELQSGRLKIVPVAAGKPKEKSLELWLVPGSGLPKSLGVFQPGESGELVIPADLRNQIADGATLAVSLEPFGGSPTGQTTGPVIASGPLRRP; this is encoded by the coding sequence ATGACATCGCCCGACAAAAGCAAGGGAGACCGCTCCCGCGACGAGGTTCTCGCCGGCGAATATGTGCTTGGCGTCCTGTCGTTGCAGGATCGCCGGGTGGTCGAAGAGCGGATGCGCCACGACCGGCCTTTCGCTGCGATCGTCAGCCGCTGGGAAACCAACCTCTCCGCCTTCAACGACGAGTATGAAGGTGTCGTTCCGAACCGGGAAACCTTCAAGCAGATCGAGGCGCGGCTGTTCGGCGATGGCCAAAAGCCCGCATCCTTTTCGCAAGGGCTTTGGAATTCCGCCGTTTTCTGGCGCTCGCTGAGCTTCGCCTGCGCCGTCGTCGCCGTCAGCGCCGTCATCTTCGCCTCCGGCGTGGTGCCGCAGCCGCAGGGGCCGGCACCGCTGGTGGCCTCGCTTTCAGGCCAGAACAGCACCATCAATCTTCTCGCCTCCTACGAGCTGCAGAGCGGCCGGCTGAAGATCGTGCCGGTCGCGGCCGGCAAGCCGAAGGAGAAGTCGCTGGAACTCTGGCTGGTGCCGGGCAGCGGCCTGCCGAAATCGCTCGGCGTCTTCCAGCCGGGCGAAAGCGGCGAACTCGTCATTCCCGCCGATCTGCGCAACCAGATCGCCGATGGCGCAACACTTGCCGTCAGCCTCGAACCCTTCGGCGGCTCGCCGACCGGCCAGACGACCGGCCCGGTGATCGCAAGCGGGCCCCTGCGCCGACCATAA
- a CDS encoding fasciclin domain-containing protein gives MIKSVLRGFALAAAMSAVAFAAAKNPVVGGAAMFDSKNIIENAVNSKDHTTLVAAVKAAGLVGTLEGKGPFTVFAPTNEAFAALPKGTVDTLLKPENKATLTKVLTCHVVAADAMAKTVAKMIKDDGGEHDINTVGGCVLKAKESMGRITLTDENGGVSHVTIADVKQSNGVIHVVDKVLLPKM, from the coding sequence ATGATCAAGTCCGTATTGCGCGGCTTCGCGCTCGCCGCCGCCATGTCCGCTGTCGCCTTTGCCGCCGCGAAAAACCCGGTGGTTGGCGGTGCTGCGATGTTCGATAGCAAGAACATCATCGAGAACGCCGTGAATTCAAAGGATCACACGACGTTGGTCGCAGCCGTCAAGGCCGCCGGCCTGGTCGGCACGCTCGAGGGCAAGGGTCCTTTCACCGTCTTCGCGCCAACCAATGAAGCTTTCGCCGCGCTGCCGAAAGGCACCGTCGATACGCTGCTGAAGCCGGAAAACAAGGCGACACTGACCAAGGTTCTGACCTGCCACGTCGTTGCCGCCGATGCGATGGCCAAGACCGTTGCCAAGATGATCAAGGATGACGGCGGCGAGCACGACATCAACACCGTCGGCGGCTGCGTGCTGAAAGCCAAGGAAAGCATGGGCAGGATCACCCTGACCGACGAAAACGGCGGTGTCTCCCATGTGACGATCGCCGACGTCAAACAATCGAACGGCGTCATCCACGTCGTCGACAAGGTGCTGCTGCCGAAGATGTAA
- a CDS encoding sensor histidine kinase, with protein MTDSKDQPLSPEGVDSLPHLAEALDDSRFRHFLDHVPFAVAVSELSGDEPLIYVNLEFERLTALEATEVQGKPWPEIELSSTAVSGEVPLTAAVTSAEEYIGAFSLVAEPESNVIVDVWSNTIVDDDDTPLFRLVAFAARNETTAAESFGELLTEKDVLLRELQHRVKNNLQMITALIRMEARNAQQNEESERFARLAGRIEALALLYRSLSDEEKGATIDLGTYVSQIAASVMAAHAVEGIRLDMKVDTWPVSVDVAMPAGLVINELLTNTLKHAFVGRDGGEITLRCVVSDTGCRTTVADNGVGLPQDVTWPQPGKLSAMIVQSLKQNARAEVEVTSSPDTGMSVSLVFPRAEAAQ; from the coding sequence ATGACCGATAGCAAAGACCAGCCCCTTTCGCCCGAAGGTGTGGACAGCCTGCCTCACCTTGCCGAAGCCCTTGATGATAGCCGGTTTCGGCACTTTCTCGATCATGTCCCATTCGCGGTGGCTGTCTCCGAACTCAGTGGCGATGAACCGCTGATTTACGTCAACCTCGAATTCGAACGGCTGACGGCGCTGGAGGCAACCGAGGTCCAGGGAAAACCCTGGCCGGAAATTGAATTGAGCTCCACCGCCGTCTCCGGAGAGGTGCCGCTCACCGCCGCCGTGACTTCTGCGGAGGAGTATATCGGTGCCTTCTCGCTGGTGGCCGAACCCGAGAGCAACGTCATTGTCGATGTCTGGTCGAATACCATCGTTGACGATGATGACACCCCGCTTTTCCGTTTGGTGGCTTTTGCTGCCCGCAATGAGACGACGGCCGCTGAGAGTTTCGGCGAACTGCTGACGGAGAAAGATGTCCTTCTGCGGGAACTTCAGCATCGCGTGAAGAACAATCTGCAGATGATCACGGCGCTCATCCGAATGGAGGCGCGCAATGCTCAACAGAATGAGGAAAGCGAAAGGTTTGCGCGCCTTGCCGGGCGGATTGAAGCCTTGGCTCTGCTCTATCGCTCGCTGTCGGACGAAGAGAAGGGCGCCACAATCGATCTTGGCACCTATGTGAGCCAGATTGCCGCTTCTGTGATGGCGGCCCATGCGGTGGAAGGGATCAGGCTGGACATGAAGGTCGATACCTGGCCGGTCTCCGTCGATGTCGCCATGCCGGCCGGCCTCGTCATCAATGAACTCCTCACCAATACGCTGAAGCATGCTTTCGTGGGGCGCGATGGCGGCGAGATCACGCTTCGCTGTGTCGTCAGCGATACCGGCTGCAGGACTACCGTTGCTGATAACGGGGTCGGTCTTCCCCAGGATGTGACCTGGCCTCAGCCCGGGAAGCTCAGCGCGATGATCGTACAGTCGCTGAAACAGAATGCCCGCGCCGAGGTTGAAGTCACCTCGTCCCCTGACACCGGCATGAGTGTCAGCCTCGTCTTCCCGAGAGCTGAGGCCGCCCAATAG
- a CDS encoding cold-shock protein, translating to MTTGTVKWFNSTKGFGFIQPDNGGADAFVHISAVERAGMRELVEGQKIGFDLERDNKSGKMSACNLQNA from the coding sequence ATGACCACCGGCACAGTTAAATGGTTCAATTCCACCAAAGGCTTCGGCTTCATTCAGCCTGACAACGGCGGCGCTGACGCCTTCGTTCACATCTCCGCCGTCGAGCGCGCCGGAATGCGCGAACTCGTCGAAGGCCAGAAGATCGGCTTCGACCTCGAGCGTGACAACAAGTCGGGCAAGATGTCCGCTTGCAATCTCCAGAACGCTTAA